Within the Solibacillus silvestris genome, the region TTGAAGATTACTATCAGGATAAGCGCTAAATTTATCGTAAAGGATGGTGTTAATGTGGAAATTTTCTATCTGATAGGGGCTTTATTATTCTCGATCTTATGGTTTATTAATTTGGTTCAGCTCTTAGAAAAATTACATCAAGGGAAAAATATACATAATCAAAAAATTTTAGGCTGTGTTTGGAGTGCTTGTTTAACTTTATTTATAATTATTTCCACATCTATAGTTTTCTAACTCTTTCAATTAACAGGATATTAATTAAGGAATAAAAGGAACCACAAACTTACAATTTATGAATATAATGGAAATGAAAGTATAATGGTTTGGAGGCATCATGATGTGGTTATTAATAGGTCTTATTGCAATCATAGCAACTTTTTTAAACCTGTATATGTTTATAAAAGGTAAAGATTACAAACTTGCGATGGCCATGGGATTATCATTTACAGCGTTGACCCTTTGTACAGAATACAGTCTAGTTTCATATTGGATAAAAAACGAAGATTGGCCAGCTTTATGGGAAGTACCCAATTTTGAGAAGGTGCTATGGTTTTTAACAACTGTTTCTATATTACTAAATATAGCACCGATATTTTTAGAGCGAAAAAGGCAGTAGCAAACAGCGTTTTCCACTATTTAAAGACCAATAAGAAAATATGTAATGGATTGCATAAAAAGATTTTAAATAATTTCTTTTTATGCTATTTTTTTACGCAAATAACTGGAGACCAAAATCCATCCTTCTTTATCACCACTTCATCTACTTTATCGAAGTTTTCAAAGCACTTCTCAATAATAAGCTCATTTGCCTGATGATTCTTATAAATTTGGTTAAACAGTACACCGCCAATAGTTAGAATAAGAATGCTTCCAACTATTGCAATAGCCATATTAAATTTATTTTTATTCAAGGAACCCTTCTCCTTTCTTATAATTCAATTTTAACATTTTCAAGTAAATTATAAAATAAGAGTAATTAATCCTGTATACGGGTTTTGGAACAAACCTAGCGAAGTACTGCGTTGAGAAGATCGGTAAGGCAGGTTTATAGTAGTGTTTTGTAGAATTTAATACTGTCAAAAAAATTATTTATGAGGAGTTAAAAAAGGCATGGGTAATGTTGAAGGTTTCGAAGTCAAAATTGCAGCAATTGAAGATAGTAGCGTAATAATAAAAATGTTAAAGCAGTTAGCACAATGGATGAAGGAGCATGATATAAATCAATGGCAGTATTTATTGGATGGTGGTGATGATGAAGAGATCAAGCAAGCTATAGTTAATCAAGAAACGTACATCGTATTGAAGGATAAGGAGAAATCGCAACTTTTTCATTATCATCGAAACAAAGTGAATGGGATAAACAATTATGGGGGAATGACACTACTTTATCCTCGCTTTATTTGCATAGACTTGCAATAGTTCCTGCTTATATGAATAAAGGTATTGGTAAAAGTATTTTAATGTGGATACAAGAATATGTGAGTGATAAGGAATTGCTTAAGTTAGATTGTGTTGCGGCTAATGTTAAATTAAATAATTTTTATGTAGGCAATGGATTTGAATTTATTGGTGTTACGGATGGACATAGTAAATATCAGAAATTGATAAAAAAATAAGAATATCTTCTATTAATTCGGTTATTGGAAAAGCGTACATTATAAAATTAAGTAAATATAGGATAGTACGGGAGGATCTACAATGGGGATTGATTTTCATAATGAAAAAAGCCGTAATACTTATACAAGTAGAAAAGCAGATGATTCATGGGTTAATGTAATAACGGATTTGGTACCGTTGGATAATATCTCTAAGGCGTTGGATATAGGATGTGGTGGGGGTATTTATTCAAAGGCATTAGCTGAAATGGGAGTAGATTCTGTTAAAGGGATTGATTTTTCTGAAGAAATACTTAAAGGTGCGAGGGAGAATTGCAAAGAATATCCGAATATATCATTTAAGCAAGGTAATGCGCTGAATACCGGCTTAGAAAGTAATGATTACAATCTAATTCTTGAAAGAGCGTTAATACATCATATTAATGATTTGCAGAACTGTTTTGAAGAGGCCTATCGATTATTGGAAAACAAAGGAATCTATATTGTTCAAGATCGTACACCTGAAGACAGCTTATTAAAAGGGAATGAACATCATATTAGAGGATATTTCTTTGAGCGATTTCCACAATTGATCGAGAAAGAGACAAAGCGCAGATACGATAGCGAATTTGTATTAAAAACACTTTCGGAGGTTGGGTTTAAAGAGATTCAAGAAGTTAAGCTTTGGGAAACAAGAAAAGTTCATAAAAATAAAGAGGATTTATTAAATGACCTGGGTGAAAGAACAGGAAGAAGTATTTTGCACGAATTAGATGATGACGAATTAAGTGCATTGATTACTTATATAAATAAAGCCATTACGAATGAAGAAAATATAGTGGAAAGAGATCGATGGACAATTTGGAAAGCTGTAAAATAATTTTGCGAGATAAATGAAGGTTGTTGAAAAATTACTTAAACTTACAGAGCGTTAATCTATAAAGATGTACGCTCTGTTATATGGATAAATTAAAGAAGTGCATGTTCTTCAATGAACAACCATAGTACCGGAACTGTGGAAAGGTAGTTGTATTTAAGATTTAAAGTTTGCGAAACGAACCGTAATCTGGACAGGAAAAGAATTGGGAGAATAGCATCCTTTTCTTTGAAACATCTGTTGCCTAAAGGAATTCTACGAAAAATATGGTATTATTTTGGTAAACGCAAGTTGAGAAGTAACAGAGATACCTAATGTTAAACCTAACGGGCAGTTTATTTGAATCATCACATGTTGAGGGAGGAGGGGGAATATGGGGAGTTTTAATACTTTTAAAGACAAACGTTACTGGATCCTATTGATGCCATTCCTAATCACTATGGTCTTATACGTTTATTTTACCCCTAAGAATGTTCTTGAAAAACCGAATGTTTCAACACTTTCAATTCTTATTTTTCCGACATTATTTTGGTCTACATACCATCTTGGGAAATATTTTGGTGATAAAAAGAAGAGGGATAGTATAGATGAAAGCCTTGGCGAATGACGTGTGTGTGTTTTATTAGTAAAACTTTTTTATTGTAAACATCAATTTGCCCCCAACTTACTTTAGATGGGGGCATGCTGTTATTGGCGCTTCTTCGTTTTTTTATTGTTCAGTCTCTCTGCAGCTGTCAAAGGTTCGTTGGCAAGTTCGTGGTCAAGCTCCTTTGATAAATTCTTTCGTACTGCTTGCTCATCGCTAGTGCTGCGATTGCTTTTATTGTTATTACTCATCATATACACCTCCATGATGTTAATTTGCCACGTAGTGCCATGAGTATGCATTTCAGTTAAACGTACAACAACGCTGCATTATATATTTAAAATTTTAAAATAATAGTCTTCGTGAAATTGTTTAACAAACAAAGCCAGCTATTGGAGGAGAATTTATTTGAATAAAGGAAAGGTTGGGGTAACTCTAGGGGGTTTTTCTCAATTACCGGTAATCGTTAGTATTATTTATTTCTTTTCTGTACGAGGACCGGAAGCTGATATTTATCGTATCATTACGGTGTTAACCGTTTTATCATTTATTGGTCTTATAACTGCTGGATTCTCGTCATGGATATCGAAGGGACGCATGAGCAAATTATTAATCGGGTTGATAGGAATCATCGCAAATCTGGCCGTTTTAGCTGTTGCATTTCTTTTATTATTAGCCATGGGAATTAGCGAACCATAATAATTTTTAATTGAAGAGAAAATTACTATTATGAGTTATGGAGGCATCATAATGTGGTGAGCAATAGGTATTATTGCAATAGTAGCAACTTTTATAAATCTGTATATGTATATGACAGGTAAAGATTACAAACTTGCGATGGCAATAGGGTTATCATTTACAGCATTAACACTTTGTGCAGAATACAGTCTTGTAGCGGATTGGGTGGAAGTGAAAGATTTGGCAGCGTTAGAAGATGTAGTACCCACTATGGAAAGGGCATTATGGTTTTTGACGATTGTTTCAATCTTTCTCAATATTGCACCTATCCTTTTAGAACGAAAGCGTAAGAAATAAATTACTTATTGTTGCATATTGCTTTTATGAGGTTTAGCGCGATCTTACAGCCAGGTGGTTAAATGAATGGGCGTTTACTAAGAAACGAGGGAATGTATTTGAAAAGGTTATTTACTTTAATGTTAGTTGCTGGCATCCTTTTAGCAGCTTGTAATTCTTCACAGTTGAGTATTAGTGAATTGGAAAGTGTTCCTAGCAAAGTACAAGATGTCATCAACTCTGATTCTACCCTGCAAATGATTACTAGTGGAGAAAAGAACACCTACATTGTTTTTCACTCAACAGAAGAAGTTTCAGTTGAACTTGAAGTGACAGAGAATATATTAAATATAAAAATTAATACAACCAATCGTGGTAATACTGAGTTAAAACAGTATGTTTATCAATTACATGGTGAGGATTCAGAACATGATACAATTAATGTGCTAGTTAACGGGGAAAATGCGCCTTTTGATGGTGGTATGACGATTTTATAAAATATTTATTTGTAATTTTTTGCTTAAGATCTATAGCGATGAAAAAACAGTTTTCCTATCATAAAGGAAAACTGTTTTTTGAGTTTGTATAACCATTAATTTTACAAATCAGCACACAGTACAAAACTATTCAGCGATAGGGGAGGCTTTGCTTGCTCATTCATTAAATAGGCATAACTATGAATCAATGACTGAATTTTTGTGGGAACCTCCGGGAATACATTTAGCAAATAATTGCTGTAGTCGATTTCCCAAAGCCCGTCCTGCAAATAGCTGGCATCGACGGTTTGTTCTAAGGTGATTAAAAAGCCTTCACTATGCATAAGTTCCTTTATTTGCGTTTTATGAAAGAGATTCTGGATATTCCCATCATTTTCTGTAAAAGCTGTATAAAGCAACGCAATATTGGCTGCGCAAAAATGGGCACGCTGGGGCTCCAATGTATAATCGATGTCCCACTCAGCAAAACAGATCCGGTCAGCGACTTGCTTGATTTTTTGCAAATAATTTTTTAACAGTTCGATACTTTCGAAATACCATGAACAATGGGATAGAACGATAACATCAAATTTTTCGTCAAACGCCATTTGCAAAAAGTCCGTTGCAAAGTGGAAGTCGATTCGCTGTCCTAAAGGCGATTGTGAAATAGTTTCCGCTGCTTCGCCTAATGTAATTGGTGCACCGTATTCAGGAGATGCGATATCGATTGCAACAATCTGTCCTGTTTCTCCGACGGCATCCGCCAGTACTACTGTAGTATCACCCTGACCGCACCCGATTTCCAGTACCTTCATGCCTTTTTTTACTTGAAAGGTTTTTACCAGTTCAATACGATGTGTTAATTGTGTACGTTGGATTGTATCGTCTCCGATGATTTTCATGCACTTTAATAAATGTTCCAATGTTTTCAGCTCCAATAATGATTGATTATTGAGCACAATTTTTGGCTCAATATTATTTCTGAACGTTCAACCATTTCTCTAACATCAATTCATCGACTCCTTTTCAATAATTCTATTAAAACATTATGATGAGTCAGTGGACAATAGTTATTTAAAAATAAGGGCAAAATTAATATTTAAGGGGTTTACAACGGAATGTTTTATTAAAATCTCTTAAAAACCGAACGTTTATGTTAAATTAAAATAAAATATTCGTTTTATGGTTGACAACGTTTTCATTGTTTTGTAAAGTAACAGATGTCGAATGATTATTATAAAAAACACGAAAAATGTTCGTATTTAGGAGTGTAGTGAAATGATAGATACAGTTTTTGATTATGAAGATATTCAATTAATCCCTGCAAAGTGCATAGTGAAAAGTCGTACAGAATGCGATGCAACCGTTACTTTGGGAAATCATACATTTAAACTTCCGGTAGTTCCGGCAAATATGCAAACAATTATTGATGAGCAATTAGCAGAAAAATTAGCTGCACAAGGCTATTTCTATATTATGCACCGTTTCCAGCCTGAAAAGCGTGCGCAATTTATTCGCGATATGCAAAGTAAGGGATATATTGCCTCAATTTCTGTTGGTGTAAAAGATGAGGAATATACATTTATCGAAGAACTGAAAGATGCTCAGCTTGTACCGGACTATATTACGATCGATATCGCACATGGTCATTCAAACCAAGTCATCGAAATGATCGGCCATATTAAAAAACATTTACCAAACAGCTTTGTGATTGCAGGAAATGTCGGTACACCAGAAGCAGTTCGTGACCTTGAAAATGCTGGAGCTGATGCGACAAAAGTTGGGATTGGTCCAGGTAAAGTATGTATAACGAAAATTAAAACTGGCTTTGGTACAGGTGGCTGGCAGTTAGCGGCACTTCGCTGGTGTGCAAAAGCGGCTTCAAAACCGATTATCGCGGACGGCGGTATTCGTACACATGGCGACATTGCAAAATCAGTGCGTTTCGGTGCATCAATGGTAATGATCGGTTCACTATTTGCAGGTCATGAAGAATCACCAGGTCAAACAGTGGAAATCGATGGCAAACAAGTGAAGGAATACTTCGGTTCTGCATCAGAATTCCAAAAAGGTGAGCGCAAAAACGTAGAAGGCAAAAAAATGTACGTTGACTCAAAAGGTTCGATTTTCGATACATTAACTGAAATGGAACAAGATCTACAGTCATCAATCTCATATGCTGGCGGCAAAACGCTATCGGCGATTCGTAATGTAGATTATGCAATTGTTAAAAATTCGATTTTCAATGGTGATAAAATTTAATTTTCTTCAGTGCGCTAAATGAAGTTAGCCCTAATGGTTGCCAATGATTCGGTTACTTTATGTGAGCGCAAAGCCGAATCGAGA harbors:
- a CDS encoding guanosine monophosphate reductase; the encoded protein is MDTVFDYEDIQLIPAKCIVKSRTECDATVTLGNHTFKLPVVPANMQTIIDEQLAEKLAAQGYFYIMHRFQPEKRAQFIRDMQSKGYIASISVGVKDEEYTFIEELKDAQLVPDYITIDIAHGHSNQVIEMIGHIKKHLPNSFVIAGNVGTPEAVRDLENAGADATKVGIGPGKVCITKIKTGFGTGGWQLAALRWCAKAASKPIIADGGIRTHGDIAKSVRFGASMVMIGSLFAGHEESPGQTVEIDGKQVKEYFGSASEFQKGERKNVEGKKMYVDSKGSIFDTLTEMEQDLQSSISYAGGKTLSAIRNVDYAIVKNSIFNGDKI
- a CDS encoding SAM-dependent methyltransferase; protein product: MKIIGDDTIQRTQLTHRIELVKTFQVKKGMKVLEIGCGQGDTTVVLADAVGETGQIVAIDIASPEYGAPITLGEAAETISQSPLGQRIDFHFATDFLQMAFDEKFDVIVLSHCSWYFESIELLKNYLQKIKQVADRICFAEWDIDYTLEPQRAHFCAANIALLYTAFTENDGNIQNLFHKTQIKELMHSEGFLITLEQTVDASYLQDGLWEIDYSNYLLNVFPEVPTKIQSLIHSYAYLMNEQAKPPLSLNSFVLCADL
- a CDS encoding methyltransferase type 11, whose amino-acid sequence is MGIDFHNEKSRNTYTSRKADDSWVNVITDLVPLDNISKALDIGCGGGIYSKALAEMGVDSVKGIDFSEEILKGARENCKEYPNISFKQGNALNTGLESNDYNLILERALIHHINDLQNCFEEAYRLLENKGIYIVQDRTPEDSLLKGNEHHIRGYFFERFPQLIEKETKRRYDSEFVLKTLSEVGFKEIQEVKLWETRKVHKNKEDLLNDLGERTGRSILHELDDDELSALITYINKAITNEENIVERDRWTIWKAVK
- a CDS encoding permease — translated: MGSFNTFKDKRYWILLMPFLITMVLYVYFTPKNVLEKPNVSTLSILIFPTLFWSTYHLGKYFGDKKKRDSIDESLGE
- a CDS encoding peptidylprolyl isomerase, yielding MNGRLLRNEGMYLKRLFTLMLVAGILLAACNSSQLSISELESVPSKVQDVINSDSTLQMITSGEKNTYIVFHSTEEVSVELEVTENILNIKINTTNRGNTELKQYVYQLHGEDSEHDTINVLVNGENAPFDGGMTIL
- a CDS encoding small acid-soluble spore protein O, which codes for MSNNNKSNRSTSDEQAVRKNLSKELDHELANEPLTAAERLNNKKTKKRQ